Below is a genomic region from Cloeon dipterum chromosome 2, ieCloDipt1.1, whole genome shotgun sequence.
TTTTTACATGGGAATAAGGCAGGTTAAAATTATACAGATAACAAGATACCTCAATATATAAATGCTATTATTACTTTGACACCACAATCAATTACTTCCGCCTTACgataaaaatgcagatttaaatatttggttattcatatttaatctctagatttcatgctaaaacaaaaaataatacaccttaaaataaaacttatatgcatacaattattataactagtattgtttattttattaggtgttgattttctttttttagtgGGGTGACTCCCTGAAAACTTGCGCTCTTGTAACACAAATTAagtgatattaatttcaaataaatcaattggATGAGCATTTTCTTGataacataattattaacagCTATATAATGATAGttaatacattaaaaaaaatcttccagAACTGGCCCTTTGCAGGCGGGGTGAACTTCAATGGCACAAGTCTGAGATACACCCCTGACCAACCGCTGGTGCTGAAAGATCTAGTGCTGAACATAGAGCCCGGTTACAAAGTGGGGATCGTGGGCAGGACTGGCGCCGGTAAATCCTCCCTGATAAACGCCCTGTTCAGATTGGCACCCTTGGAGGGTGCAGTTTTAATCGACGCGGTCAACACGAGCAGCCTCACACTGGAGGACTTGCGCTCCAAGATTTCAATCATTCCGCAAGATCCAGTTCTTTTCTCAGGAACGCTCAGATACAACCTTGATCCCTTTGGCGAGTACCCTGATTACCTTTTGTGGCGAGCACTGGAAGACGTAATGAGCTGCACGTGCGTTTGTGTgaaattagtttgaaattttctttgaaggtcgagctaaaagaCGTTGTAACTGAAATCGCTGGGCTTGACAGTCTAGTCGCAGCTGGTGGATCTAATTGGAGTGTAGGACAAAGGCAACTTTTGTGTCTCGCAAGAACAATTTTGAGGAGAAACAAAGTTTTGGTCCTGGACGAGGCCACTGCAAATGTCGATCCTAAGTGAgtctctttaataattttttaattattattccttcTGTAGATCgtcaaattttctaaaaaaaaactaattatcaAATATTCTTTCCTCAATAATACGCTTTTTTAGAGACGTAATGTGTTCAGAATTACGTGATTATGAATATCAGCAcgctctaaaattaatttttttattaaatttcctgtaATATTAACTATATGTAATATTCCAGAACTGACGCACTCATCCAAAAAACAATAAGGAAACAATTTCAAGACTGTACTGTTCTGACAGTCGCTCATCGTCTCAACACAATAATGGATTCAGACAGGGTTTTAGTAATGGCTGATGGGAAACTAATGGTGAGAATGCGATCAAGCTCACCACACAcgtgtaatttaatattttgtgacAATTTAGGAGTATGGGGCGCCCTATGAACTATTGCAAGTGGAAAACGGAATGTTCCGACGCATGATTGACGAAACCGGTTTTCACTCGGCCAAGACCTTGGAGAAAATAGCCAGAGAGGTGGATCTTAGAAATCTTGAATTATGCACATGGACTGATTATTTATGTCAACAGAAATTCGAGAAAGATTTGGTGAATGAAAGTGCTGATGCCAACACAGGCTCGCTGTCGCCGTGATAATTATGACAAGACTGATACAAATTTTCCAGCCACAAAGTAAATAGTGGCGATAAGGAACGGTGGAATAAGGGAGATGTTATATTATGTCAATTAACTGGTGTCTCATTAAACAAAACTTACTGCAGTCGAAAAATTGAGGCTTCTTCCAACACCGCACGCACACATATCGGCGGGCCCAATCTTgcgaaaatgcaataaatatttattgagcGTCGAGATTAGGTGCAGCATCTGCGGCACACCTCATCATTAGAGTGCCGCGCGGTGtctctgaaaaaaataccagGCGCGGGTATAAATACGCACGCGTGAAGTGGGGATTATATGCTGATTTGCGGTTTTCCGCGGCACGCCTTCTGCAGAGCTCATCTCGCCGGCAAACCAGTCGCTCCGTCATTGTGTGCGAATTGTCAGCTCAACATGTGAGCACGCATGGAGctcatttttcttatttaaaaagctgAATGAAATCTTTAAACACGCTCATCAAAAAGTGACAAACAGTGCCAGCTACGATGCAGgacaaaaatggaacaaaatggTATGCGCATCTCttaattttctgcttaaatttattcaagctTTATATATGTACCGATAAAATTGTATTGCAATTCATTGCAACGCTGCGGGTTTAGGATTTTATATGATCACGCACACCGTCTCTCACTGCTTGGCTGTGGCCCAAATCTAAGCGCCGCCTGGCACATGGCCTTGGTGCCAGCAGAAAGACACAACTGATTTTTCGCGCTGCAAGGCCATTGCCACTCGCATTACGTCATTATCTGTGTTAGCACcgagataaaataaacacactcTAGTTCCCCACAGTGAGCGCTGTTTCACTAATTAACTGGAGAAGCAGCATAAACAATGTATCTTGTTTCATGATGGTATACAGTTGCACAGTCAACTggtccattttaaataatttctttttttgaaTTCCCTTTATTCTTTACTGTATGCAACATAGGATGCAATAAAAGCTGTCACGTGAATGCAGCTGGAAAGGTTATAGGGGACAGGCAGAATGTACGCCGTTATGTCTGGCAGATgtattgtttaaataaagatctattaaaaaaacgcaCTAAGTTCAATGCTGAATTTCTAACAACTATTTTCGGACCATTCATCTTAAATACCGAAATATTATCCTCCTCTGCGTTCAATTTCATTGAATGCTTTCCTGGGTCGTCTAGAATGCGAATTACGCATGACTTGTAAATCCATGGAACTTACAAAAAATCTAATGCATGCCACAACCACTTATTCCTTGGctttcactttaaaatatgCGTTACAAGCACTGAGATAGTTGGAGCAGAGATGATAGTTTAAGTCTCTTCAGACAGTTCAGACAACCAAGGAGTATCCCAACAGACAAGCacgtaattataaatattttaaaaatcatttcaacttaaatttaaaatttacaaaaaaataacaccaTAGTAAGTCACAATTAATGGCAGCGCTcgtaaagcaaaaaattttggaaactgACTATAATAGTATTAAAAACTTATACTATTTAGTTTGCCTATTGCACACGAGTTTCGGTttagttaaatgaaaatataatcctcatgaattaatttatttgcttggttacattttgttttatttccgcTAATTTTTACACGAAATCTCAAGCTCATCGCTCTGCTCACAAACAAGAATTCAATCGCAAAtccatataatttaaatattaaagatgCAAATATTAGCgttccaattttcaaattaattttttccggtAGTCTtataggtttaattttttaaagaaagagaaaaaccgGGTTTATAATAATTCAGGTTTCTAGTTTATAAAAGGTATTCAAGGGGACAAATCACAAAACATATTGAGATAGAGGGCTTTGAATTTTagccttgaattttttacatatgCTTCTAATCATCATGGGACCTTCAAATGAGCGAGCATGAAATGATGTgtacttttgaatttttttaaccattcttaaaaattatacgtAACTCTGCTTAACTGTCTAAATACAGCCCAAAACAATAATCTAAATTGACTAAAAACGTTATAGACCGCATTAATAACTGGGAACGCCATATGTCATTTTGGCCGAGGAGAATATTTTCCagcccaaaaatatttaaacaaaatacattttcacaATATTACAAGTATATGACTTTCACATTCTTAGTCATATAATAAGGAAACCATTGCATGTTGtagtttttagtttgaaaaaaaaggtTCCTTTCTtctttcaacaatttttgaaaaactgcagaCCACCAAGTTGACTTGAAtggaatcaaataaaattaattctcaagGGCTGCGTGAGGTATTAAGCAGAATACATTCATTTCAGACGTGCTTTCTCTCTTTATCAATTCAGTTGAAATTAGAAGCAGCTTACTTGTTGTAGCTTCTCTTTAACattccaattttgaaattaagttatctaaagatttttaaaattgtagttATATATGAACTTAGCATTTGGCTAGCACTTTTGAGAGCATGGAAGGAGTATATTTGTTAATATGTGAGAATCTGAGCAATGTTAGGGGCTAAATACCTATGTTTCTGGCTCACTCAAGTGCCATGACTAGATCAATCAGATTTGGAAGGATTTCGGGGGATTTTGCCCGTTTCGCGCCTTTCCAGCTTGTGGAACTTGATGTCATTTGAAAAAGtatctagcgtttcaataaaagaccttaGTGTATATAGGGTCAAACGTGGTGGTCCTTTTATTAACTTCGCGACTCCAACTGAGGCCACGGATTTTATTGGGATGCGAGTTTTTGCGAGTTGATCGTTATCAGTAGGCGCCCATCTCAGAGGAAATAAACTGATAAAAAGTTAGTGTCAGGCAGATTGTTTGTCACCATTatgcatcaaaatatttttatttaccggTACTTTTCCAACGTGACATTTCTccgagagaaattaaattttcaaaataattacggAATAAAATTTGCCATTAAAAGCATCAATTATAATGGCAAACTATCGTCTCCAAATATTGCGTAAACAAACATCTAAATCGATGATAAAGATATAGTCTAAAACCAATAAAGAAAAGTTTATAAAAacggttaaaaatattccatccAAAAATAACATCTGAAATCCACTGTTTTAAGTATAAGAACGCAAcatcttttttcaaatttctggcCTCTATTGATTGAAAGGATTAAAAGGTCGTTTCAAGTTTAATGTACTCATTATTTCAAACACTACATCACATATTCTCGTGAAaccttttataaaataaagtttataaattttgtcttcATCGTCATTAGTTTGtatcacaataaaaaagaatttctttcaaaataaatagaagcaACTAGAGaggctcaaatttaaaaataaatgcccaatgcattttaatcaagACACGCTTGATTATTTATGACGTGAAGAGATTGGTGCTCCATTTAACCTATGACTGGagcaattttgtttgctcaagACAAGACACGGCCTTTTAGTTAGTTCGTCGTCAAACAAATGTATCTCGCTGCTCCAGTCGCACTATCAAAAGCAGACGGTTCACGCTGCTCCCACACACGACTACAATGCTTCTccacaaaatctaaaattcaacTATTTGAAGGGCCCGCGTACCAACCGACGAAATGGAGCCAGATGAgaagaaaggaaaaaggaaCGAGAAGAAGGGCAAGCGGGATGAGATGCCAAGGCTTGGCGCCAACgttctctctgctctcgtcTACTGGTGGACACTGCCAATATTCAAAAGAGTGCAAGAAAAGGAAGTCCTGGAGTTGGAAGACTTGTATCTTCCACTGCCAGAGCACGAGGCTAACTATCTCGGCAACAAACTAGAAAGGTAAGttggtaaaataaatagtatttaGATAATAAAAGTGTTTGATATATTTTACGGTagtacataaattaaatttgcatattcaaaaataattttttcaattagttaTATTGAagtacaataatttatttaggaaCTGGAATGCAGCTGTTGCAAAGAGAGGGCCTCATAATCCACcgagaattttgtttgttctgcTGCAAACCATTTGGAAAGAGTTCCTCTTAGCAGCTTGTGTGATTTTCACAAATGACGTAGTGATAAGGTCAGTCTATTTACTTTTCTTGCACCGATCTCTTTGttcatatttgttttaacGTACAAAATAAACAGGACGATTCAGCCGTTATTCTTGGGCCAATTGCTCATGTATTTCCGTGAAGGGCCGCCGAAGGACGGGTCACCGGAAGTGACTTACGAGGAAGCGTGGTACTTGGCTGGCATAATTGTCTTGCTGCAGACGTTCAGCGTTTTCCTTTTCAATCACCATTTGTTTATTGCTGTGCAAAATGGAACCAGAATGAAAGCTTCGACGTGCACGCTGATTTTTAGAAAGGTATTtagttatattaatttttgcagaaaacgATAAATTAACACATTTCCAATCCTGCCGATGCAAGGCGTTGAGACTTAGCAAAACTAGTCTTGGGCAAACAGCCACTGGACAAATCGTAAACCTGCTCGCAAATGACGTCAGCCGATTTGACATGATTTCAATGTTCTCAAATTTGATGTGGACGTCCGTGGTCGTCTTTGTGGTCGCCAGTGCACTCATTTATAGACAGATTGGAACAGCCGGACTTTACGGAGTCGCAGTCGTTTTGGTCGTCTGCCCGCTCCAATGTGAgcttatattaattattctgatagtgagataaaaataacaagttTTCATCGTCGCTGactaaaaatcaatgaaaaaaaaacttttaatcaaCAAATGAagcatttgtttttgtttattttactaaCAAGAATTTAGCCAACCTCGAGTGGATgctgtttataaaaattgattattttaataatttgttttatatgcGTAATTTCAGCATACACCGGCACCTTGACGTCTAGGTACAGAGGCAAAACAGCATTGAGAACGGACCACAGAGTAAGATTGATGAATGAAGTGATCAACGGAATCCTGGCCATTAAATTGTACGCTTGGGAAAAGCCTTTTGGGGTCCTGATTTCAACGGCTCGAAAGTGAGTACTGCGTTTTCAAGTTGCAACGTGATAATTGTTTACGGCTGTTTTAGAGTGGAGATTAAGTGGATACGCCTCGCGTCTTTTGTGCGAGGCCTGTACATGACTTTTAACTTGTTCACAACGAGAATGGCCCTCTTCTGCACGCTCCTCTCCTACGCACTGTCCGGCAACAGTTTGGCACCAGAAGACGTTTTTGTTATTTCCGCCTACTTTGGACTCTTGTCACAAACAATGTCCGGCGTTTTTGTGCGCGGAGTTGCGGAGTTTTTAGAGGCGTGGGTATCGACGAAAAGAATAGAGACTTTCCTGCTGCGAGATGAGTTTGATGGACGACCCGCGGGTATTGAgataaaatcttgattttatgTTTCTCTAAATGGCACTTGTTGTAGAGATCAAAGAAGGTGTAATTGAGGGGAACGGTAAGTCATTCTTTCGCACTTCTATATGCGAGGAGAAGGGGCTACCTGAAGAGTCAAACGGCATCCCATTAAAGGATATACCGCTAATCGATGACAGCCAGTATGATTTGAACTTAATTGCAGGTAGATTACTAAGCGCAttcgatttctttttaaataaaaattcgttttttccaGATCGCAATCCGACGAAAGGAGTAACAAACTCGAATGAGCCTCAGCCAGGCCGCATCCTCATAGAAAACGCATCTGCTTGTTGGGTTCAAGGCGGCGATATTACGCTGagaaatatcaatttgaaaGTGAAGCCAGGGACACTAGTGGCAGTGACCGGCGCGGTCGGCGCAGGGAAATCGTCCCTGATTCAGGCCCTGCTGGGTGAGCTACCCTGGAGCTCAGGGAAGGGCGGCGTGGAGGCACGTGCCGTCTCCTACTCGTCACAGGAGCCTTGGATTTTCTCCGGCAGCATCCGcgagaatattttgtttggcCGAGCGTTTGACAGGCGTCATTACCacaaagtataaaaataataatctttacAAATTGAGATAGATCaaacatgaatattttagtataccacgattatttttaaatttgattagtttgtctaattttttaatatcgttTATAAAGGTGCTGAAAGCATGCTGTCTGCAACCCGACCTTGATAGGATGCCAGACGGTGATGCTACATTGGTCGGCGAGCGCGGCGGTGCGCTGAGCGGTGGCCAAAAGGCGCGAATCACCCTTGCCAGGGCTGCTTACGCCACTCAAGTCGACGCTTTTCTCCTCGACGAGCCGCTTGCCGCCTTAGACGTGAAAGTTGCCAAAGACGTATACGAGGGTTGTGTGGAAAAACTCCTGAAAGGAACCACTCGAGTGTTAGTCACCAACCGAACGGACCTTATTGAGAGTGCAGACATAATCATCTATTTTGACAAGGGACAGATCAATGATATGGTGAGTATGCGCCATCTGGTCTatcaccaaaattttaattcatatttttaaaaagggcaCTTACGAGGAACTGCATAGCAGGGGAAAATTTTCGGAAATTGCTAGAGACCGGGCCAATGACGACTTGGAATCTGAAGATGGTGATAGGGCTTGCACGCCACTCAACTCAATGTCCAGACAAAATTCCACCAGCTCCAAACATAGCTTGAACCAGGAGGAAGCTAATGATGAAGCCCATGCGAAGCCTAAACTTGAAGCTGAGAAAAATATGATGGGTTCGGTCGACATTTCCGTGTACAAAAACTACTTCCTCATGGGCGGAAATTGCTTTATGCTATTCTGCATGACCGCTCTCTTCATTTGTACTCAAGTGGCTGTGAGCGCCGCCGACTACTGGGTCGCGTTCTGGACAAGGACAGAACAAAGGCGAACAGCTATCAATCTCTATCTGAACGAAACAGAGGACTCCTCGGACGAAggtatattttgaaattaaaagtgtttattgtaattaaaaaatcaaatttagtcTTGTTCGAGGAATATGAAAACTTGCTCTCGACCGACACTTGCGTGGCCATCTACACAGGAATCCTTGTCTTTCTGTTCATCGTTGGAAATTTGCGATCAATTACATTCTACATCGTAGCAATGAGATCCTCGAGAGGGATTCAcgacaaaatgtttaaatccCTCGTACACGCACCCATGCATTTCTTCTCGTGGAACCCAGCAGGCAGAATCTTAAACAGGTAACgccataaattcaattcattttatttccccgattaaaattaataatgatgaCTGTTAAAACGTGTTGTAAAGCCCGCGAGCTGCCGACAAGGGGACAAACCCTTCGcggaaaactattttaatctgccctaaaaaatgtaaatgatAAGTTAAAGTCTtatcttttgtaaaatttgcgTTCCCCACAGCtgaatacatttaatttttacagattCGCACGAGATCTCAGCGGAGTTGATGAAAATTTGCCCAAAGCTACGCTGGATGCGCTTCAGTATTTTTCATACATGTTTGGTAGCGTCATCCTTGTGGGCATCGTGAATCCCATATTTCTCGTACCGTTTGTCATTACTGGATTGGTGTTCTTAAAAATTCGGAACACATACCTCATCACCTCTCGGAGAATCAAACGCCTGGAAAGTGCAGCGAGGAGCCCCGTATTTTCCCTCCTTGCTGATGTCTTGAGTGACCTGTCGACAGTCCGCGCACTGAAAGCAGAAGCGATGCTGAGGGCCAAAGTTGAGGACTACcaagacacacacacatccgCGTGGTACATGTTTCTCTCCACTGGACAGGCGTTTGGATTCTTGCTGGACATTTTGGTGCTCTTTTCCATCGCTTTCATTACATTTGGTGTTCTTCTCCTGCCCGAAAGTGCCCAAATtactggtgctgctgctggtttgGCGATCACGCAAGCAATGACGTTCAcaggcaatatttttaatcaaattttgtcgTTACATAtcccatttatttattgataaaaattttaaaataatatttgaatcaGGAATCCTTAACTGGGCCGTGCGGCAATCTGCCGAGGTGGAAAATCAGATGACTTCCGTGGAGAGATCGATTGAATATACCAAACTAGAGCAAGAAAAGCAGCCTGACCCTTCAAACGCCTTTGTGCCAGAAGAGGTGATTTGAGAAATCTATATATTCAATTCTCCAtagtataatttatattataatattaaattttctagtcCTGGCCTTCAGAGGGAAAGGTGACCTTCAAAAATATCTGTCTTCGATACAATCCTGAACAGCCTTACGTCCTGAAAAATCTCAACGTACAAATCGCGCCGCGGCACAAAGTTGGCATCGTGGGACGAACAGGCGCGGGAAAATCGTCTCTGATCAACGCGCTCTTTCGCTTGGCTCCTACCGAGGGAACCATCGACATCGATTCCGTTGACACAAGCACGATTACTCTGGAAAACCTGCGTTCAAAGATTTCCATCATTCCACAAGACCCAGTTCTCTTTTCTGGAACACTCAGGTATAATCTGGACCCTTTTGGTGAATATCCTGATCATCAACTTTGGCAAGCCCTTGAAGACGTAAGTTGAATTCTAATATTGTAGGAAACCTCACACAAgggcaatttaatttatttaagaaaataccAAATAGCTGTACTCATAAATTATatcttggaaaattatttttaaatttatttagcagataaaatattcctttgctgaaattcattatattaaaaattttcaagtctcattgattttaatatagaAGTAATCCCACTTGACTTTCCTTATTTTTGAACACATTTCATTGCAGGTTGAATTGAAAGACGCGGTCGCTGAATTATCTGGGCTGGACAGTCCTGTGGCTGCTGGGGGAACGAATTGGAGTGTTGGCCAAAGGCAGTTGCTCTGCCTAGCGCGTACGCTGATcaggagaaataaaattttagtgttgGACGAAGCGACCGCTAATGTAGATCCAAAGTAAGAATAATCCATTCATTTCTATGCTCTttttaagcaataaataaatctttacaGAACTGACGCTCTGATACAAGCAACGATACGGAAACAGTTCAACGACTGTACCGTGCTGACGATTGCTCACAGATTGAATACTATAATGGATTCAAATATGGTGCTTGTTATGGCTGACGGACAGCTTTCAGtacgtttatttaatttgcgtcAGCAttgaaattatcaattaacATTTTAGGAATATGGTCATCCATACGAGCTGCAACAAAAGAAAGGTGGTGCGTTCAGGAAAATGGTTGATGATTCTGGTGAAGCGAAACTTTTTGAAAAGATTGCTGAAAAGGCTTATCACAGAAAAAGTGAATGATTTTTGTTATGGTTCCTGTCattgaatatataaataaaagttttattttacttttattttccataaaaattattttttttatttatactatCATTTCTTTGGCCAGTACCAAGAATCGTTCGCAATCTTTTACACTTAATTACCAATGAGAATATGAGCAATGATGACCACTGCACTATTGgcaaatcataattaaatcaaaaacgTTGTAATTATTGATTCGATCCTAAATAAAGGCAGCGTGCGTTAACTTTTAGAGGTCACACGTGCTGCTAATAAATCTAGATCTAATGGTAGATAGTAGATCTTGTtgtttctcaaaataaaaggAGCTGATTGGCGGCCAACAATCCAATTCACCCCTTAGTTGATGCAGTGGGGTCCTACCACAGCGTCGACTATACATATCGGCCAGTTTTTTTCGAACGAAAACGCCGGTTCAAGTACTGAGttgaaatcacaaaaaacCTCTTAAGTTTAATGCTACCGGCAATGGAACAATTTAGCTGTCATCGAACGTCTGCATGAATGAGAATTTGAAAGTGTGTGAGGTGCCGCCGATGGTGGCTGCTAACTTCTGGTCGCCAACGCTGCCGCTGGTGCCGCTCATCAACTCTCCTCAGCCGTCCGCGCTTAGTGGCTCTCCGTCCGCTTTGCTACAGGGCATTCTGATTGCGCTTTGGCGCTTAATTTCACAGACTTCCCATGTCCGACCATTCAATCACTAACCTCAACTGAACTCGACTCTTCCAAAACCAAGATCTAGTCCCTCTAGCTGGGGGTTACGATTGGACAAAaaccaagaaaattaaataaacctgACCTATATTGCTGATTTGAACATCCTGGCTGCAGCCCGTCTGTGGCAGAGGAAAAGGCAATCGGATCAACCCTAGGGAGCTCGGAAACGCACACGTAATGTCCAATTTGAATGTCCTTATGCGTGCACAATCACTGCACTTGTTGAATCTGCTCTGCCATCACACCAATTACCCCGAAAATTCCCGAGCACCCTTACTTATAAGCCTTTTCCTCGGCCCCTGACGTCATCACGCCAAAATTCCAGTTACACAAGAATATTTCTATAACATCCTCCGCCTTATTCAAGGTATCAAATTTCATGACATGTAAAGCATTTGCTCCAGTTTCCGAATTTGCTACAAACAATATTGCTATGACTTTAAATCCGCGCGTTGCTCAATTTACACTTTTCGTAGACACATTCAATACGCTGCATGTGACCTTGTTTGTTGCTGTGACCCAGAAATTGCGCTTCTTTTgacacaacaatttttttatgcgtCGCTTGCAATAAATTACCACGTGCGACGCTTGACTAATTAAGGCgctctttaaattattctcatcCGATAATTTCCTCAAAGAGcgattacaaaaaattgaagttcTGCTGCTCtcaaattttaaccttttttgatAACCTGGCTGGTTTCTCTCTTGTTGcagttagatttttaaattccagccATGAAAGCGTCCCTTTtaaaaacctattttaaaatgagccaaaataaaaaaaggcaaGGCCATTTTTGCACGCAAATAGCGACTACACgtaaattaaagaataaatgattttttaaacaagatcTTTCTCTTTATCCCCaaattctctctttctttcaaATCAACATAAGTGAATTGTATACCAGTAAAATTCCATAAATGCGTGTGTAAATTGTGTAAGTGAAAAAGACATTCCTTCGGAGAATGAGGTGAATGACCttgaacaaaacaaacatATGCCACCACCACAGGTGCGATTGGGGAGAGTTAGCTTGCTAATTCTTTGTGGGTTGAAGGAGGTTGAGATGGCCCTAACCACGTAAGCGTTACGCACGTCACCTCTGCTAGGGTGTGTACGCAcgaaatcgatttaaaatcgGATCCATCTAATATTTTCGGTGGTTATTCAACGTGCCCAGTGTGGGTCGTTGGATTCACTCTGTAATTCAGACGGCTTGCACTGGAGCTTCGAGTCGCAGCGTCATAGCGACTGGCACGTGGTGGTCACTACCACGGCGCGTCGTGACCTAACCCGGTGGGTAACTTGTTTCTACTTCCTCGACGAAGGACTACCTGAGCAACACCTATCAAGGACGTTCAGCGTGATAGCGAGCGAGTGATGAGTACAGctgttaattttgcaaaatgacTATTTTGATTTAGTATTTATATATCTATTGATCTCACTAACCCTTTCTATTTTTGTATACAAAAATTTCGGCAACAGAACCAAATAGTACGAACACGACAACACAGTTATTTTTACTTGTCTAAATTTACATAGTAAAATCTGTTGTTCGACAGTCTCTTTGTTGGTGACAATTTCCGTTTcttattttgacatttaattCCGGTAGAAAAACGTATTCtgagcttaaatttaatttcgtgcATATATTAACTTCTAATGACGAGACGAAGAACCCTTGCACCTTTTGTTGGGAAAATTCCTGTTAGCGTTATTATTCTAAGAATTTCGCTTTTGGTCGACCTTAGAGATTGGGTCTGAGTCTCTCTCTTCAAAGTTCTAATTTCACGCGTACCGTGAATGGCATCGCCCTATCTTCTTGTTTGTTAAAACGCCATAGCTATGTGTAGTGAATGACCGAGA
It encodes:
- the LOC135934957 gene encoding probable multidrug resistance-associated protein lethal(2)03659, which produces MQDKNGTKWARVPTDEMEPDEKKGKRNEKKGKRDEMPRLGANVLSALVYWWTLPIFKRVQEKEVLELEDLYLPLPEHEANYLGNKLERNWNAAVAKRGPHNPPRILFVLLQTIWKEFLLAACVIFTNDVVIRTIQPLFLGQLLMYFREGPPKDGSPEVTYEEAWYLAGIIVLLQTFSVFLFNHHLFIAVQNGTRMKASTCTLIFRKALRLSKTSLGQTATGQIVNLLANDVSRFDMISMFSNLMWTSVVVFVVASALIYRQIGTAGLYGVAVVLVVCPLQSYTGTLTSRYRGKTALRTDHRVRLMNEVINGILAIKLYAWEKPFGVLISTARKVEIKWIRLASFVRGLYMTFNLFTTRMALFCTLLSYALSGNSLAPEDVFVISAYFGLLSQTMSGVFVRGVAEFLEAWVSTKRIETFLLRDEFDGRPAEIKEGVIEGNGKSFFRTSICEEKGLPEESNGIPLKDIPLIDDSQYDLNLIADRNPTKGVTNSNEPQPGRILIENASACWVQGGDITLRNINLKVKPGTLVAVTGAVGAGKSSLIQALLGELPWSSGKGGVEARAVSYSSQEPWIFSGSIRENILFGRAFDRRHYHKVLKACCLQPDLDRMPDGDATLVGERGGALSGGQKARITLARAAYATQVDAFLLDEPLAALDVKVAKDVYEGCVEKLLKGTTRVLVTNRTDLIESADIIIYFDKGQINDMGTYEELHSRGKFSEIARDRANDDLESEDGDRACTPLNSMSRQNSTSSKHSLNQEEANDEAHAKPKLEAEKNMMGSVDISVYKNYFLMGGNCFMLFCMTALFICTQVAVSAADYWVAFWTRTEQRRTAINLYLNETEDSSDEVLFEEYENLLSTDTCVAIYTGILVFLFIVGNLRSITFYIVAMRSSRGIHDKMFKSLVHAPMHFFSWNPAGRILNRFARDLSGVDENLPKATLDALQYFSYMFGSVILVGIVNPIFLVPFVITGLVFLKIRNTYLITSRRIKRLESAARSPVFSLLADVLSDLSTVRALKAEAMLRAKVEDYQDTHTSAWYMFLSTGQAFGFLLDILVLFSIAFITFGVLLLPESAQITGAAAGLAITQAMTFTGILNWAVRQSAEVENQMTSVERSIEYTKLEQEKQPDPSNAFVPEESWPSEGKVTFKNICLRYNPEQPYVLKNLNVQIAPRHKVGIVGRTGAGKSSLINALFRLAPTEGTIDIDSVDTSTITLENLRSKISIIPQDPVLFSGTLRYNLDPFGEYPDHQLWQALEDVELKDAVAELSGLDSPVAAGGTNWSVGQRQLLCLARTLIRRNKILVLDEATANVDPKTDALIQATIRKQFNDCTVLTIAHRLNTIMDSNMVLVMADGQLSEYGHPYELQQKKGGAFRKMVDDSGEAKLFEKIAEKAYHRKSE